A stretch of Pseudomonadota bacterium DNA encodes these proteins:
- a CDS encoding alpha/beta fold hydrolase — protein sequence MNSEKVLFDNAQGERLAGQLERPPAGTPVRAWALFAHCFTCTRNIRAARVISRQLADAGIGVLRFDFTGLGESEGDFADTNFSSNVDDLVAAAQWLGEQVEAPALLVGHSLGGAAVLKAASRLESVRAVATIAAPYEPGHVAHLLDDSRQEIERDGEATVSLAGRPFRIRRQFLDDLVAEGAPAERLSRLGRALLVMHAPLDDTVSIDNASKIFQSAKHPKSFVTLDDADHLLTRPADAEYAAQVLAAWAVRYVGEPSTGVPALAPQGHDVVAATGQGYRTDILAGGHALIADEPPSVNGTDAGPTPYGLLSSALASCTSMTLRMYADRKQLPLERVTVRVSHAKVHAEDCADCETRQGKVDEFRRHITLEGDLTQEQRIRLLEIADRCPVHRTLEAPEVKIRTES from the coding sequence ATGAACAGTGAGAAGGTGTTGTTCGACAACGCACAAGGCGAGCGCCTGGCGGGGCAGCTGGAGCGCCCGCCGGCGGGCACCCCCGTGCGTGCCTGGGCCTTGTTCGCCCATTGCTTCACCTGTACGAGGAACATCCGTGCGGCCCGGGTGATCTCGCGCCAGCTGGCCGATGCGGGCATCGGTGTGCTGCGCTTCGACTTCACAGGGCTCGGCGAGAGCGAGGGCGACTTCGCCGACACCAACTTCTCATCCAACGTCGATGACCTCGTGGCCGCGGCGCAGTGGCTGGGCGAGCAGGTGGAGGCGCCCGCGTTGCTCGTCGGGCATTCGCTGGGCGGCGCTGCCGTGCTGAAGGCGGCCTCCCGCCTCGAATCCGTGCGCGCCGTCGCCACCATCGCCGCCCCCTACGAGCCGGGGCACGTGGCGCACCTGCTCGATGACTCGCGTCAGGAGATCGAACGCGATGGGGAAGCCACCGTCTCGCTCGCCGGTCGTCCCTTCCGCATTCGTCGCCAATTCCTCGACGACCTGGTGGCTGAAGGCGCGCCAGCGGAGCGCCTGAGCCGCTTGGGTCGAGCGTTGCTCGTGATGCATGCCCCCCTCGACGACACCGTGTCGATCGACAACGCCTCGAAGATCTTCCAGTCGGCCAAGCACCCGAAGAGCTTCGTGACCCTGGATGATGCCGATCACCTGCTCACCCGTCCGGCGGATGCCGAGTACGCGGCGCAGGTGCTGGCGGCCTGGGCGGTGCGCTACGTTGGGGAGCCCTCGACTGGAGTGCCAGCCCTGGCGCCCCAGGGGCACGACGTGGTGGCCGCGACCGGGCAAGGTTACCGAACGGATATCCTCGCTGGCGGTCACGCCTTGATCGCCGATGAACCCCCCAGCGTGAACGGTACGGATGCCGGGCCTACGCCCTACGGGCTGCTCTCGAGCGCCCTGGCCTCCTGCACTAGCATGACCTTACGCATGTACGCCGACCGCAAGCAGTTGCCCCTGGAGCGGGTGACCGTGCGCGTCAGTCACGCCAAGGTGCACGCCGAGGACTGTGCCGATTGCGAGACCCGCCAAGGCAAGGTGGACGAGTTCCGGCGCCACATCACTCTGGAGGGCGACCTCACGCAGGAGCAGCGGATACGTCTGCTGGAGATCGCCGATCGTTGCCCCGTGCATCGCACGCTCGAAGCGCCGGAAGTGAAGATCCGCACCGAGAGCTGA